A region of Nocardioides alkalitolerans DNA encodes the following proteins:
- a CDS encoding long-chain fatty acid--CoA ligase, giving the protein MTNLSSLLEGSAQQFPTRTAIILGDTRLSYAQVDGAANQVANLLVSRGIKPGDKVALTCPNLPYFSIVYYGILKAGATVVPLNVLLKAREIAYHLDDSDAKAYFCFQGTPELPMGTEGKAGFDQTPGAEHFFVITADPAAPSPIEGAETFAQALAGQAPTFESVATDDGDTAVILYTSGTTGQPKGAELSHSNMLSNALVSEQLFGANADEPDTYLCVLPLFHSFGQTVIQNSAFAFGGTVVMLPRFEAQPALGLMLKEKVTFFAGVPTMYWGLLGALDDSVDVSSLAANLRVAAAGGSALPKEVHKNFQQKFGVTILEGYGLSETSPVASFSPWGEEPRVGSIGTPIPGVEMKLIDAEWNEVTEDDAVGEIAIKGPNIMKGYYGRPDATAAAIQDGWFRSGDLGKKDADGWYYIVDRAKDMIIRGGFNVYPREIEEVLMTHPAVSLAAVIGVPHESHGEEVKAYVILDKTADPVTADELVAWGKEQFAAYKYPRTVEIVETLPMTATGKILKRELD; this is encoded by the coding sequence ATGACCAACCTGTCGTCCCTGCTCGAGGGCTCCGCGCAGCAGTTCCCCACCCGCACCGCGATCATCCTCGGCGACACCCGCCTGAGCTACGCCCAGGTGGACGGTGCCGCCAACCAGGTCGCGAACCTGCTCGTCTCCCGGGGCATCAAGCCGGGCGACAAGGTGGCGCTGACCTGCCCCAACCTGCCGTACTTCTCGATCGTCTACTACGGCATCCTCAAGGCCGGCGCGACGGTGGTGCCCCTCAACGTGCTGCTCAAGGCCCGCGAGATCGCCTACCACCTCGACGACTCCGACGCGAAGGCCTACTTCTGCTTCCAGGGCACGCCGGAGCTGCCGATGGGCACCGAGGGCAAGGCGGGCTTCGACCAGACGCCCGGCGCGGAGCACTTCTTCGTGATCACGGCCGACCCGGCCGCTCCGTCGCCGATCGAGGGCGCGGAGACGTTCGCCCAGGCCCTCGCCGGCCAGGCCCCGACGTTCGAGTCCGTCGCCACCGACGACGGCGACACGGCGGTCATCCTCTACACGTCGGGCACGACCGGCCAGCCGAAGGGCGCCGAGCTCAGCCACTCCAACATGCTGTCGAACGCGCTGGTGAGCGAGCAGCTCTTCGGCGCGAACGCGGACGAGCCCGACACCTACCTGTGCGTGCTGCCGCTCTTCCACTCCTTCGGCCAGACGGTCATCCAGAACAGCGCGTTCGCCTTCGGCGGCACCGTCGTCATGCTGCCGCGCTTCGAGGCGCAGCCGGCGCTCGGCCTGATGCTGAAGGAGAAGGTGACCTTCTTCGCCGGCGTGCCGACGATGTACTGGGGCCTCCTCGGCGCGCTCGACGACTCCGTCGACGTCTCGAGCCTCGCCGCCAACCTGCGGGTCGCGGCCGCCGGTGGCTCCGCGCTGCCGAAGGAGGTGCACAAGAACTTCCAGCAGAAGTTCGGCGTCACGATCCTCGAGGGCTACGGCCTCTCCGAGACCTCGCCCGTCGCCTCGTTCTCGCCGTGGGGCGAGGAGCCGCGCGTCGGCTCGATCGGCACCCCCATCCCCGGGGTGGAGATGAAGCTGATCGACGCCGAGTGGAACGAGGTCACCGAGGACGACGCCGTCGGCGAGATCGCGATCAAGGGCCCCAACATCATGAAGGGCTACTACGGCCGGCCCGACGCCACGGCGGCCGCGATCCAGGACGGCTGGTTCCGCTCGGGCGACCTCGGCAAGAAGGACGCCGACGGCTGGTACTACATCGTCGACCGCGCCAAGGACATGATCATCCGGGGCGGCTTCAACGTGTACCCCCGCGAGATCGAGGAGGTGCTGATGACGCACCCCGCCGTCTCCCTCGCCGCGGTCATCGGCGTGCCGCACGAGTCGCACGGCGAGGAGGTCAAGGCGTACGTCATCCTCGACAAGACCGCCGACCCCGTGACCGCCGACGAGCTGGTCGCCTGGGGCAAGGAGCAGTTCGCGGCGTACAAGTACCCGCGCACCGTCGAGATCGTCGAGACCCTCCCGATGACCGCCACCGGCAAGATCCTCAAGCGCGAGCTCGACTGA
- a CDS encoding SRPBCC family protein, producing MPVPRLIADLTVPFAASPDVVHAYLADPANRPEWQSSLRRVAAVTAVGDHAGDTGTSWEDVTVVPGVRPRMTVEASEPPHRWVEAGTWRFVRATLAMTYTPRADGGTDARAVAHLEVPGPLAPVALALRVAAPPALRADLRSAARLLARRTG from the coding sequence GTGCCCGTCCCCCGGTTGATCGCCGACCTGACGGTGCCGTTCGCGGCGTCGCCCGACGTCGTGCACGCCTACCTCGCCGACCCGGCCAACCGGCCGGAGTGGCAGTCCAGCCTGCGCCGCGTGGCCGCCGTGACGGCGGTCGGCGACCACGCCGGCGACACCGGTACGTCGTGGGAGGACGTCACCGTCGTCCCCGGCGTGCGGCCGCGGATGACCGTCGAGGCGAGCGAGCCGCCCCACCGCTGGGTCGAGGCCGGGACGTGGCGCTTCGTGCGGGCCACCCTCGCGATGACCTACACGCCCCGTGCCGACGGCGGCACCGACGCCCGCGCGGTGGCGCACCTGGAGGTGCCCGGTCCCCTCGCGCCAGTGGCCCTCGCCCTGCGCGTGGCCGCCCCGCCCGCGCTCCGTGCGGACCTGCGGTCGGCCGCGCGGCTGTTGGCGCGCCGAACTGGGTGA
- a CDS encoding phosphoribosylaminoimidazolesuccinocarboxamide synthase: MAPVIANIPPAPVVEGATHLHSGKVRDLYRIDAGEHAGRLLMVASDRISAYDHVLSSTIPDKGELLTRMSLWWFDQLADLVPHHVVSTDVPASVAGRAVVCANLEMFPVECVARGYLTGSGLADYEATGEVCGIALPPGLVDGDRLPTPVFTPATKADLGDHDENVSFDAVARTIGAHDAEALRDLTLRVYSRAEELARERGILLADTKLEFGRAPGEGGRGTIVLADEVLTPDSSRYWPADDWQPGRTQASFDKQVVRNWLTSDAAGWDRTSGAEPPALPAEVVELTRARYVEAYERLTGERF, translated from the coding sequence ATGGCGCCCGTGATCGCGAACATCCCGCCCGCCCCGGTCGTCGAGGGCGCCACGCACCTGCACTCGGGCAAGGTGCGCGACCTCTACCGCATCGACGCCGGCGAGCACGCCGGCCGGCTGCTGATGGTGGCGAGCGACCGGATCTCGGCCTACGACCACGTGCTCTCCTCGACCATCCCCGACAAGGGCGAGCTGCTGACGCGGATGTCGCTGTGGTGGTTCGACCAGCTGGCCGACCTCGTGCCCCACCACGTGGTCTCCACCGACGTGCCCGCCTCCGTCGCGGGCCGCGCCGTCGTCTGCGCAAACCTCGAGATGTTCCCCGTCGAGTGCGTCGCGCGGGGCTACCTCACGGGCTCCGGCCTGGCGGACTACGAGGCGACCGGCGAGGTGTGCGGCATCGCGCTCCCGCCCGGCCTCGTCGACGGCGACCGGCTGCCGACGCCGGTGTTCACGCCCGCGACCAAGGCCGACCTCGGCGACCACGACGAGAACGTGTCGTTCGACGCCGTCGCCCGCACCATCGGGGCGCACGACGCGGAGGCGCTGCGCGACCTGACGCTGCGCGTCTACTCCCGCGCCGAGGAGCTCGCCCGCGAGCGCGGCATCCTGCTCGCCGACACGAAGCTCGAGTTCGGCCGCGCGCCCGGCGAGGGCGGGCGCGGCACCATCGTGCTCGCCGACGAGGTGCTCACCCCCGACTCCTCGCGCTACTGGCCGGCCGACGACTGGCAGCCGGGCCGCACGCAGGCGTCCTTCGACAAGCAGGTCGTGCGCAACTGGCTCACCTCGGACGCCGCGGGCTGGGACCGCACCTCGGGGGCCGAGCCGCCCGCCCTGCCCGCGGAGGTCGTGGAGCTCACCCGGGCGCGGTACGTCGAGGCCTACGAGCGGCTCACCGGAGAGAGGTTCTGA
- a CDS encoding alpha/beta hydrolase, producing the protein MPTTSTFTTRDGCAIEWRRFPARTAGAGGGSPETLVLLHGWSQSQAMFDRVAPLLAEERDVVTFDMRNHGLSGRTERGARIASLAADLAELLDHLGDERFHLLGHSMGASILWSYLDGHGSARVRSVAFVDQPSVVAVLPWMDPAEAPEVGAILDFAGLEGFCKVLLGPDGPTARRDFLRTMLTPDIPDADYEWLAEQNLLLPMPWGSRLLQDHALQDWRDVLPDVDVPAFVVGGEVSHVAPSSQEWIARQVPGARLVVFPREQGGAHFAFFEAPAVFAEAYGAFLADVSGRVTAA; encoded by the coding sequence ATGCCGACGACGTCGACCTTCACCACGCGCGACGGGTGCGCGATCGAGTGGCGCCGCTTCCCCGCGCGCACGGCCGGCGCCGGGGGTGGGTCCCCCGAGACCCTCGTCCTGCTGCACGGGTGGTCGCAGTCGCAGGCGATGTTCGACCGGGTCGCCCCGCTGCTGGCCGAGGAGCGCGACGTCGTCACCTTCGACATGCGCAACCACGGACTCTCGGGCCGTACCGAGCGGGGTGCCCGCATCGCCAGTCTCGCCGCCGACCTCGCGGAGCTCCTCGACCACCTCGGTGACGAGCGGTTCCACCTCCTCGGGCACTCGATGGGTGCGTCGATCCTGTGGTCCTACCTCGACGGCCACGGCTCGGCCCGCGTGCGCAGCGTGGCGTTCGTCGACCAGCCGAGCGTCGTTGCCGTGCTGCCGTGGATGGACCCCGCCGAGGCCCCCGAGGTCGGGGCGATCCTCGACTTCGCGGGGCTCGAGGGGTTCTGCAAGGTCCTGCTGGGGCCGGACGGGCCGACGGCGCGGCGCGACTTCCTCCGCACGATGCTGACGCCGGACATCCCGGACGCCGACTACGAGTGGCTGGCCGAGCAGAACCTCCTGCTCCCCATGCCGTGGGGCTCCCGGCTCCTGCAGGACCACGCGCTGCAGGACTGGCGCGACGTCCTCCCCGACGTCGACGTCCCGGCGTTCGTCGTCGGTGGCGAGGTGTCGCACGTCGCGCCGAGCAGCCAGGAGTGGATCGCGCGCCAGGTGCCCGGGGCCCGCCTCGTCGTCTTCCCGCGGGAGCAGGGCGGAGCGCACTTCGCCTTCTTCGAGGCGCCGGCGGTCTTCGCCGAGGCGTACGGCGCGTTCCTCGCCGACGTGTCCGGCCGCGTCACCGCTGCCTGA
- a CDS encoding helix-turn-helix domain-containing protein yields the protein MSVQQLIDDLADRLRRSVVLDDPEVRLLATSRHFGDEDEVRVRAVLQRDAGPDAVRHVLAQGVAGWTVPGVVPAAPEIGMRARVCVPVRDRGQLRGLLMVMDADGTLGPDELAATERVAAQLAPLLEATATASVLTAPVVEPGLLHDVLSPDPHVRLPALGRLEAEGTVPARDLTVLRVALDGDPGEGTARSRLRRAVARPAVDRAAVWQAGALDPADDRRAVLVVGTPSPWSADATGEAARRWAAYVAGSAADASRVRVGIGAGVPSLAEAHRSDAQARLALASTEVADPRRSGVVAHWAGLGVRAALLRVPAAERAEAVPDELRRLLAADVDGSLVTTVRAYLDHAGAGPATAAALHVHRTTLYYRLGRIAELTGLDLADGRTRLALHVGLELLDLPGADRPSTE from the coding sequence GTGTCCGTGCAGCAGCTCATCGACGACCTGGCCGACCGCCTGCGTCGCTCGGTCGTGCTGGACGACCCGGAGGTCCGTCTCCTCGCCACGAGCCGCCACTTCGGTGACGAGGACGAGGTGCGGGTCCGGGCCGTGCTGCAGCGGGACGCCGGACCGGACGCGGTGCGCCACGTGCTGGCGCAGGGCGTCGCCGGGTGGACCGTGCCGGGCGTCGTGCCGGCCGCTCCGGAGATCGGCATGCGGGCCCGCGTGTGCGTGCCCGTGCGTGACCGCGGGCAGCTGCGCGGCCTGCTCATGGTGATGGACGCGGACGGCACGCTGGGGCCGGACGAGCTGGCGGCGACGGAGCGGGTCGCGGCGCAGCTCGCGCCGTTGCTCGAGGCGACCGCCACGGCGTCCGTCCTCACGGCGCCGGTGGTCGAACCGGGCCTGCTCCACGACGTGCTCAGCCCCGACCCGCACGTCCGCCTGCCTGCGCTGGGGCGTCTGGAGGCCGAGGGGACCGTGCCCGCGCGCGACCTCACCGTGCTGCGCGTCGCGCTCGACGGCGACCCGGGAGAGGGGACGGCGCGGTCCCGGCTGCGCCGTGCCGTCGCCCGCCCCGCCGTCGACCGCGCGGCGGTCTGGCAGGCCGGCGCCCTCGACCCCGCCGACGACCGCCGTGCGGTGCTGGTGGTCGGCACGCCTTCGCCGTGGTCCGCGGACGCCACCGGGGAGGCGGCACGCCGGTGGGCGGCGTACGTCGCGGGCAGCGCCGCCGACGCGTCCCGGGTCCGCGTCGGGATCGGGGCGGGCGTGCCGTCCCTCGCCGAGGCCCACCGGTCCGACGCCCAGGCCCGGCTCGCCCTGGCGAGCACGGAGGTGGCGGACCCGCGGCGTTCCGGCGTGGTCGCCCACTGGGCCGGGCTCGGCGTGCGGGCCGCGTTGCTGCGCGTGCCGGCCGCGGAGCGCGCCGAGGCCGTCCCCGACGAGCTGCGCCGCCTCCTCGCGGCGGACGTGGACGGTTCGCTGGTGACGACCGTGCGTGCCTACCTCGACCACGCGGGTGCCGGTCCCGCCACCGCCGCAGCCCTGCACGTGCACCGCACGACGCTCTACTACCGCCTCGGGCGGATCGCGGAGCTGACCGGCCTCGACCTGGCCGACGGCCGCACGCGGCTCGCCCTCCACGTCGGCCTCGAGCTCCTCGACCTCCCCGGTGCGGACCGCCCTTCGACAGAGTGA
- a CDS encoding SDR family NAD(P)-dependent oxidoreductase, with the protein MGEQRLRGRTVVVVGAGTSGHRPGIEAGIEAGIEAGSGSGSRPGNGEAAALAYAAEGAHVVAVDRDEEQAVRVARRIAARGGSALGLRADVAVEADVVAMVAATVAAFGAPHVLHHNVGVATMGDVVDLPLEQWRRALDVNLTGAFLTCKHVLPHMLAAGRGVVTSISSVAAVRHTGYVYPAYSATKAALDQLTVSIALTHAAEGIRANAVLPGLIDTPLVGDQIDGSDAARAARHAASPTGRMGRPEDVAAVAVFLATDDARYVNGVCLPVDGGLAARCG; encoded by the coding sequence ATGGGCGAGCAGCGGTTGCGGGGGCGCACGGTGGTCGTCGTCGGCGCCGGCACGAGCGGGCACCGGCCCGGCATCGAAGCCGGCATCGAAGCCGGCATCGAAGCCGGCAGCGGATCGGGCAGCAGGCCCGGCAACGGGGAGGCGGCGGCGCTGGCGTACGCCGCGGAGGGCGCCCACGTCGTCGCGGTCGACCGCGACGAGGAGCAGGCCGTGCGCGTCGCCCGGCGGATCGCGGCCCGCGGCGGCAGCGCCCTGGGCCTGCGGGCCGACGTCGCGGTCGAGGCCGACGTGGTGGCCATGGTGGCAGCGACCGTCGCGGCGTTCGGCGCCCCGCACGTGCTGCACCACAACGTCGGCGTCGCCACGATGGGCGACGTGGTCGACCTGCCGCTGGAGCAGTGGCGCCGCGCCCTCGACGTCAACCTGACCGGCGCCTTCCTGACCTGCAAGCACGTCCTGCCGCACATGCTGGCGGCCGGTCGCGGGGTGGTCACCTCCATCTCGTCGGTGGCAGCCGTCCGGCACACCGGCTACGTCTACCCCGCCTACAGCGCCACGAAGGCCGCCCTCGACCAGCTGACGGTGTCGATCGCGCTGACCCACGCCGCCGAGGGGATCCGGGCCAACGCCGTGCTGCCGGGCCTCATCGACACACCGCTCGTCGGCGACCAGATCGACGGCAGCGACGCGGCCCGAGCGGCACGCCACGCGGCGAGCCCGACCGGCCGGATGGGACGGCCGGAGGACGTCGCCGCGGTCGCGGTGTTCCTCGCGACCGACGACGCCCGCTACGTCAACGGGGTGTGCCTGCCGGTCGACGGCGGGCTCGCCGCCCGCTGCGGCTGA
- a CDS encoding antibiotic biosynthesis monooxygenase: MTAQQAGPVTVAATRYADPTREAEMIAWIRAGTALAEQFPGFLGHGYVRSAEGDDAWHMLYRFADHEALAAWEASPQRAWWLGAAQGLVGEFRVQRMTGIEGWFDPPEHHDVAYPGIPSPPPRWKQAVSIFVVFLPLSLLLGELGARLLPDLALHWRIVLQTTVATPVMVWFGLPWITRLLEPWLQGRPRRR, from the coding sequence ATGACGGCACAGCAGGCGGGACCGGTGACGGTCGCCGCGACCCGGTACGCCGATCCGACGCGCGAGGCGGAGATGATCGCGTGGATCCGGGCGGGTACGGCGCTGGCCGAGCAGTTCCCGGGGTTCCTCGGCCACGGCTACGTGCGGTCGGCGGAGGGCGACGACGCGTGGCACATGCTCTACCGGTTCGCCGACCACGAGGCGCTCGCGGCGTGGGAGGCGTCCCCGCAGCGGGCCTGGTGGCTCGGCGCCGCGCAAGGTCTGGTGGGGGAGTTCCGCGTGCAGCGGATGACCGGGATCGAGGGGTGGTTCGACCCGCCCGAGCACCACGACGTCGCCTACCCCGGGATCCCGAGCCCGCCGCCGCGCTGGAAGCAGGCCGTCTCGATCTTCGTCGTGTTCCTCCCGCTCAGCCTGCTGCTCGGCGAGCTCGGTGCGCGCCTGCTGCCCGACCTCGCGCTGCACTGGCGGATCGTGCTGCAGACGACCGTGGCCACGCCGGTGATGGTGTGGTTCGGACTGCCGTGGATCACCCGGCTGCTGGAGCCGTGGCTCCAGGGACGTCCGCGCCGACGATGA
- a CDS encoding antibiotic biosynthesis monooxygenase: MSVVKINAISVPPQAAPELEKRFAERAGTVEGQPGFLGFQLLRPTAGETRYFVVTHWADEESFAAWRDGDARAAHATPEGEAPRKPVASGADLLEFEVVLDVSPSA; the protein is encoded by the coding sequence ATGTCCGTCGTGAAGATCAACGCCATCTCCGTCCCGCCGCAGGCCGCGCCCGAGCTCGAGAAGCGCTTCGCCGAGCGCGCCGGCACCGTCGAGGGCCAGCCGGGCTTCCTCGGCTTCCAGCTGCTGCGCCCGACCGCCGGCGAGACGCGGTACTTCGTCGTCACGCACTGGGCCGACGAGGAGTCGTTCGCCGCCTGGCGCGACGGCGACGCCCGCGCCGCGCACGCGACGCCCGAGGGCGAGGCACCGCGCAAGCCCGTCGCGTCGGGGGCCGACCTGCTGGAGTTCGAGGTCGTGCTGGACGTGTCTCCGTCCGCCTGA
- the purB gene encoding adenylosuccinate lyase — protein MRPVTRASVPNVLATRYAAADLAGTWSPEHKIVLERQLWIAVLKAQRDLGIDVPDGVVEAYEAVVDQVDLASIAARERVTRHDVKARIEEFCALAGHEHIHKGMTSRDLTENVEQLQVQQSLLILRDRAVAALARLARLATEHETTVMAGRSHNVAAQATTLGKRFATIADEMLVAVQRIEELLARYPLRGIKGPVGTAQDMLDLLGGDADKLAELEERVAAHLGFSRVLTSVGQVYPRSLDFEVVSALVQLVAGPSNLATTIRLMAGIELVTEGFKEGQVGSSAMPHKMNTRSCERVNGLAVVLRGYLSMVGELAGDQWNEGDVSCSVVRRVALPDAFFAADGLFQTFLTVLDEFGAFPAVIQRELDRYLPFLATTKVLMSAVRNGVGRESAHEAIKEHAVGVALEMRQGLAVNDLYERLAGDARLGLTREQIDALVADPIEFTGAARAQVQAVVAAVETLAAAHPEAAAYAPGEIL, from the coding sequence ATGCGGCCCGTGACCCGCGCCTCCGTCCCCAACGTCCTCGCCACGCGCTACGCCGCCGCCGACCTGGCGGGCACCTGGTCCCCCGAGCACAAGATCGTGCTGGAGCGACAGCTGTGGATCGCCGTGCTGAAGGCGCAGCGCGACCTCGGGATCGACGTGCCGGACGGGGTCGTCGAGGCCTACGAGGCCGTCGTCGACCAGGTCGACCTCGCCTCGATCGCCGCCCGCGAGCGCGTCACCCGCCACGACGTGAAGGCCCGCATCGAGGAGTTCTGCGCCCTCGCCGGTCACGAGCACATCCACAAGGGCATGACGTCGCGCGACCTCACGGAGAACGTGGAGCAGCTGCAGGTGCAGCAGTCGCTGCTGATCCTCCGCGACCGCGCCGTCGCGGCGCTCGCCCGGCTGGCCCGGCTCGCGACGGAGCACGAGACCACCGTGATGGCCGGTCGCTCGCACAACGTGGCCGCGCAGGCGACCACCCTCGGCAAGCGGTTCGCGACGATCGCCGACGAGATGCTCGTCGCGGTCCAGCGCATCGAGGAGCTGCTCGCGCGCTACCCCCTCCGCGGCATCAAGGGCCCGGTCGGCACCGCGCAGGACATGCTCGACCTGCTCGGCGGCGACGCGGACAAGCTCGCCGAGCTCGAGGAGCGCGTGGCCGCCCACCTCGGCTTCTCGCGCGTGCTCACCAGCGTCGGCCAGGTCTACCCGCGCTCGCTCGACTTCGAGGTCGTCTCCGCGCTCGTGCAGCTGGTGGCCGGGCCCTCGAACCTCGCCACCACCATCCGGCTCATGGCCGGCATCGAGCTGGTCACGGAGGGCTTCAAGGAGGGCCAGGTCGGCTCGTCGGCCATGCCCCACAAGATGAACACCCGCTCCTGCGAGCGGGTCAACGGCCTCGCGGTCGTGCTCCGCGGCTACCTGTCGATGGTCGGCGAGCTGGCCGGCGACCAGTGGAACGAGGGCGACGTCTCCTGCTCGGTCGTGCGCCGCGTCGCGCTGCCCGACGCCTTCTTCGCCGCCGACGGCCTCTTCCAGACCTTCCTGACGGTGCTCGACGAGTTCGGGGCCTTCCCGGCGGTCATCCAGCGCGAGCTCGACCGCTACCTGCCGTTCCTCGCCACCACCAAGGTGCTGATGAGCGCCGTCCGCAACGGCGTCGGCCGTGAGAGCGCCCACGAGGCCATCAAGGAGCACGCCGTCGGCGTCGCCCTCGAGATGCGGCAGGGACTGGCCGTCAACGACCTGTACGAGCGCCTCGCGGGCGACGCCCGCCTCGGCCTGACGCGCGAGCAGATCGACGCGCTGGTGGCGGACCCGATCGAGTTCACCGGCGCCGCCCGCGCCCAGGTGCAGGCCGTGGTCGCCGCCGTCGAGACGCTCGCCGCCGCGCACCCCGAGGCCGCGGCGTACGCGCCGGGGGAGATCCTCTAG